From the genome of Thermogutta terrifontis, one region includes:
- a CDS encoding RHS repeat domain-containing protein — MINELIRRTFGRVICKRKAESDWLFLFTARPFDADTGLQNNLNRWYDACVGRWLSEDPIGFDGGDANLYRYVGNKPTGFQDPTGLKQSPCPCGEGWAQIRAVGPINAWIANRLSHQAIRETQRVAERLPGGPDGLHNGPADAFRHCYWSCLMCRRLGQDVAKRIADVHEYCARDDQPAAEEAMDQFNNAVGRKIGKSARSDEDCSRGCESAVHEGRLQLSPGGTPPANSYERY; from the coding sequence TTGATTAACGAATTGATTCGGCGAACATTTGGTAGAGTAATTTGTAAGAGGAAGGCCGAGTCAGATTGGCTGTTCCTCTTCACTGCCCGGCCCTTCGATGCCGACACTGGCCTACAGAACAACCTCAACCGCTGGTATGATGCCTGTGTCGGCCGCTGGCTGAGCGAGGACCCCATCGGTTTTGACGGCGGCGACGCGAATTTGTATCGGTATGTGGGGAATAAACCTACAGGCTTTCAAGACCCAACCGGTTTGAAGCAAAGTCCGTGTCCATGCGGTGAAGGATGGGCGCAGATTCGGGCTGTCGGTCCCATCAATGCGTGGATCGCCAACAGGCTTTCGCACCAAGCGATTCGGGAAACGCAGCGAGTCGCCGAGCGCCTACCAGGTGGACCGGACGGACTGCATAATGGCCCAGCAGATGCATTTCGGCACTGCTATTGGTCGTGCCTCATGTGTAGACGGCTTGGCCAGGACGTGGCGAAACGAATTGCAGACGTCCATGAATACTGCGCGCGAGATGATCAGCCAGCTGCCGAAGAGGCGATGGATCAGTTCAACAATGCTGTGGGAAGGAAGATTGGTAAATCTGCAAGATCGGACGAAGACTGCTCGCGCGGGTGCGAAAGCGCAGTTCATGAAGGCCGCCTTCAGTTATCGCCTGGAGGGACACCACCCGCGAACAGCTACGAACGCTATTGA